The following are from one region of the Chloroflexota bacterium genome:
- a CDS encoding ABC transporter ATP-binding protein, translating to MTGPATGPTADSSDSRAARAAWRAAGRAEDTLLSIRGLKKYFPITGGILKRTLGQVYAVDDVSLDIRRGETFGLVGESGCGKTTLGRTVIKLVPPSAGEVVFDGVDVFTLRGEALKRMRRRMQIIFQDPVASLNPRMPVSDLIGEGLLAQADRENGWGRRSVRDQRVGDYLEAVGLRRDYARRYPHEFSGGQRQRIGIARALALEPEFIVCDEPVSALDVSIQSQIINLLVDLRTRFNLTYLFVAHNLSVIEYISDRVGVMYLGKLAELADVVELYKRPRHPYTIALLSAVPNPDPRVRKKRLVLEGDVPSPANPPSGCRFHTRCWLRTRLGNPENCATDEPAFRDIGAGHRVACHYSEQITDATVAELVPIARFATATPADDGGAGEIGAVRGGAPIAGPGGSALPAVPPTRPDVAAGGV from the coding sequence ATGACGGGACCCGCGACGGGTCCGACCGCGGACTCCTCGGACTCCCGTGCGGCCCGCGCCGCATGGCGGGCGGCCGGGCGCGCCGAGGACACGCTCCTCTCGATCCGCGGGCTGAAGAAGTACTTCCCGATCACGGGCGGGATCCTCAAGCGGACCCTCGGCCAGGTGTACGCGGTGGACGACGTGAGCCTCGACATCCGGCGCGGGGAGACGTTCGGCCTCGTCGGCGAATCCGGCTGCGGCAAGACGACACTCGGCCGGACGGTCATCAAGCTGGTTCCGCCGAGCGCGGGCGAGGTCGTGTTCGACGGCGTCGACGTCTTCACGCTTCGCGGCGAGGCGCTCAAGCGGATGCGTCGCCGGATGCAGATCATCTTCCAGGACCCGGTCGCCTCACTCAATCCGCGGATGCCGGTGAGCGATCTCATCGGCGAGGGGCTCCTCGCCCAGGCGGATCGCGAGAACGGCTGGGGCAGGCGCAGCGTCCGCGACCAGCGGGTCGGCGATTACCTCGAGGCGGTGGGGCTGCGTCGCGACTACGCCAGACGCTACCCGCACGAGTTCTCCGGCGGTCAGCGCCAGCGGATCGGGATCGCCCGGGCACTCGCCCTCGAGCCGGAGTTCATCGTCTGCGACGAGCCGGTCTCCGCCCTCGACGTGTCGATCCAGAGCCAGATCATCAACCTCCTCGTGGATCTCCGGACACGGTTCAACCTGACGTACCTGTTCGTTGCCCACAACCTCTCGGTCATCGAGTACATCAGCGACCGGGTCGGCGTGATGTACCTCGGCAAGCTCGCCGAGCTGGCCGACGTCGTCGAGCTGTACAAGCGGCCTCGCCACCCGTACACCATCGCCCTCCTGTCAGCGGTGCCGAACCCGGATCCGCGGGTCCGCAAGAAGCGCCTCGTGCTCGAGGGGGACGTCCCGTCACCGGCGAACCCGCCGTCGGGTTGCCGCTTCCACACCCGCTGCTGGCTCCGGACGAGGCTCGGCAACCCCGAGAACTGTGCGACGGATGAGCCGGCCTTCCGAGATATCGGCGCGGGCCACCGGGTCGCCTGTCACTATTCCGAGCAGATCACGGACGCGACGGTCGCGGAGCTCGTGCCGATCGCGAGATTCGCCACCGCGACGCCCGCCGACGATGGCGGGGCGGGAGAGATCGGCGCGGTGCGCGGAGGAGCACCGATCGCCGGACCGGGCGGGTCGGCGCTGCCGGCCGTGCCTCCGACGAGGCCCGACGTCGCCGCCGGCGGCGTGTGA